A stretch of the Solanum dulcamara chromosome 6, daSolDulc1.2, whole genome shotgun sequence genome encodes the following:
- the LOC129891316 gene encoding uncharacterized protein LOC129891316 — MERVIEKDIGSSSTSNSKAIPDSVREAVKRTSKNIDDLSSNVDEFLSLYGADVFPEMGPLQQAQSLILLAKATTTLFALRLRCKGINPDEHSVKLEFERLSLFQEKLQELMDLNKAPLRPSARINPQGATRFIEHSLPDLTPEQRKNMREISKGDGPRIKYLERVVHKKRKYPEQQSVRTATQEFLEKAARELLGENQSGFKGPLQLPEGDGEDVL; from the exons ATGGAAAGAGTAATTGAGAAAGATATTGGTAGTAGTAGTACTAGTAATAGTAAAGCAATACCAGATTCAGTGAGGGAAGCAGTGAAAAGAACCTCGAAAAACATTGACGATTTGAGTAGTAATGTAGATGAATTCCTGTCTCTTTATGGCGCTGATGTTTTTCCCGAGATGGGTCCTCTACAACAAGCTCAATCTTTGATTTTGCTAGCTAAAGCTACAACAACACTCTTtgcat TGAGGCTTAGATGTAAAGGGATCAACCCAGATGAACATTCTGTCAAATTAGAGTTT GAACGTCTGAGCTTGTTCCAAGAGAAACTGCAGGAATTGATGGACTTGAATAAAG CACCATTGCGACCATCAGCAAGGATAAATCCGCAAGGTGCGACTCGATTTATTGAGCATTCGTTGCCTGATCTTACACCTG AGCAGAGGAAAAACATGAGAGAAATCAGTAAAGGTGACGGGCCTAGGATTAAGTATCTGGAAAGAGTTGTTCATAAGAAGAGGAAGTATCCTGAGCAGCAATCTGTCCGAACTGCTACCCAggagtttcttgagaaagctgCCCGTGAGCTTCTTGGTGAAAACCAGAGTGGTTTTAAGGGACCGTTACAACTGCCTGAGGGTGATGGCGAAGACGTACTATGA